A window from Salvia miltiorrhiza cultivar Shanhuang (shh) chromosome 2, IMPLAD_Smil_shh, whole genome shotgun sequence encodes these proteins:
- the LOC131012604 gene encoding uncharacterized protein LOC131012604 has product MTRTKGSKNGQQHRSNVVRRCKLSVVHIKWGDCKNINDSGVYMMRHMEMFMGESPSSWTCGLAPKLKKQLNLLRVRYCALLLGWDKNNIKDAVAMSANNCFDEQFGDGSINIDAKLLG; this is encoded by the exons ATGACGAGAACTAAAGGAAGTAAGAATG GACAACAACATAGGAGCAATGTTGTTAGACGATGTAAGTTATCTGTGGTGCATATCAAATGGGGCGATTGTAAGAATATCAACGACTCTGGTGTTTACATGATGAGGCACATGGAGATGTTTATGGGTGAATCGCCTTCATCGTGGACATGTGGTCTGGCGCCAAAGTTAAAGAAACAACTGAATCTTTTGCGGGTTAGATACTGTGCATTGCTTCTCGGGTGGGACAAGAATAATATTAAAGATGCAGTTGCAATGAGTGCTAATAATTGTTTTGATGAACAATTTGGAGATGGTAGCATCAATATCGACGCCAAGTTGTTGGGAtga